From the Manis pentadactyla isolate mManPen7 chromosome 15, mManPen7.hap1, whole genome shotgun sequence genome, the window AAAAGGATGGAGTTGAACAATAACTTGTTGCATGTTGGCATCTTCCTTGCCTTCCCCACACTTCCACGGCCCAGGCATGCTCAAGCCTGACACCTGAGTGTTCTCCCCTAGAGTGACTGCACCAAGCTGTTTAGCCAGGGCATTGGAGGAGAACAGGCCCAGGCCAAGTTTGACAGCTGCCTTTCTGACTTGGCTGCTGTGTCCAACAAATTCCGAGACCTCTTGCAGGTAAGCCTCAGGTTCAACTGATGATTAAATCCTGTGCCTGTGTTTTGCTCTGAGAATACTGTTACTGGCTTCTTACGCATTTCATGTATAAAACGAGATGGTGAGAAGAGGTGAGGGAGTAGCATGCAAGCCACTGAACTTGTGCAAGTCCTTTGAAGACTATAGGTTTTGTAGCAGTGCAGCTGTCGTATTGAGAAGCCAGCACTCTGGTCCTCTGGAATCTCCACTCAGCCCCATAGGGCACAGAACCCTCAGAACAGTGCTTAGTGGAAATGGATACACATGGTTACTCAGACTTGCCATTTGGCCTGAGCCAGAGGCGCTGGCACTCAGAAATCTCTTTGAGAGTTTACCAAACCAACCCCATGGCCTCGTGTCCAGCATGGACCTGAATCACCACAGATCTGGAAATGAACAGGTTGTTCCTGGTCTCTTTTATTATGTTAAGACTCAGCTAGTGCCCACAGAAAAGCCTTAGAGCTGAAAGAATGCCCTGGCCGTCAAGGGATGGAtagagcaggaggaggagaaggggtgggggtggaggtgccTTCTGTGTCTGATGCGTCTGCCTTACCCTTCTGCAGGAAGGGCTGACGGAGTTAAACAGCACAGCCATCAAGCCGCAGGTGCAGCCTTGGATCAacacctttctctctgtctcccacAACATCGAGGAGGTCAGCGTAACCATAGGCAGCCATCAAGCCCAGGGTTACCCTCaatacccccacccccaactggaGGGCAGTGGAGCCGCATGAAGAGACTAGACCTTATATGCTTCTCAGTCCCCCTTCTCTCACCCTCAAAGGCTACCTTCCTCCCAGGAAACAGGTTGTTCCTACAATTAGAATGGCTCGGAAAGACATCTGAAGGGAGTTTACCTTGACCTGACACATCCTTTTTTATTGAGGCTTTTTACCCCACCTGTCATAGACTTAGGAGCTTTTTTTCCTAGCccaatttatttcatttctgtagaaCTTGAGATGCAAGAGAGAACAAAATGCCAGGAGCATTACCACATTGTGTGGGCCACTGCTGCAGCCTCAGGCCATTTGCTGGTCAGAAGTGTAATGCAACAGCAGCAGCAATTTCTGCCAGCCTGGGTGTCCAAGCTGGTTTTAAGCTGGATTAGTCAGAAGCTCCGCAAGAGGGAGGACCTCTTCCTCTGTTTGCATAGAAGAGTGGGAGTGGGGTGGAGCAAAGGGTACTTCTTGGAGAGGCTCCAAGTGACCCTCCTTCTTGACAACAGGAAGAATTCAACGACTACGAGGCCAATGACCCTTGGGTCCAACAATTCATCCTTAACCTGGAGCAGCAAATGGCAGAGTTCAAGGTGAGCAGGGTCTCTAGGAACCAGCTTATGGAATTACTCACATCTACCTAAATCAGCAGACAGCAGTTTCTCATCATACTTGTACTGGGAACAAGGAAAGCCCTCCCAAGCCCCAGCCTATAGAAACATTCCCCAATGTCCTCATGTAACTGTCCCACCCTTGTGGAGCCAGAAGGGCTTAGGTCAGACTGTCACTGATACCTAGCCTCTGTGTGTAGGCTGGCCTTTCCCCAGTCATCTACGACAGCCTGACTGGCCTCATGACAAGCCTTGTTGCAGTCGAACTGGAGAAAGTGGTGCTGAAATCCACCTTCAACCGGGTAAGGTCAAGAGAGCACAGTTCCCTCGCTCTGTCGTTTACCCTCCGAGGAAGACAGGACTTGCATCCTTTGCTACCCCAAGGCCATACATACCTAAGCCCAGTCCTTTTCTGTCTTTTGAGGCCCTGGAGCCGACTGAGGCACCACCAGAGGCCCAGCTGGCCTTGCAGCCCAGAACTGAGGGAAACAGGTCCAGTTCTGCTTGACCAGACGGCCAGGCTGTGAACTGTGACTGAGCTTGTGTCCCCCTGCAGCTGGGTGGTCTGCAGTTTGACAAGGAGCTGAGGTCACTTATTGCCTACCTTACCACGGTGACCACCTGGACCATCCGAGACAAGTTCGCCCGGCTCTCCCAGATGGCCACAATTCTCAATCTGGAGCGGGTATGTGGCCTAGCCAAAGAAAAGTGACTGGGAAGAGAGGCCAAGACAAGATTTGGATCCCTGCCACTCCTTCAAAACCAAGTCTCCACCAGCAGCCCAGCCATTTGGGGCACCTTTTTCCTGAATACCCCTGTTCTGCCTCTGGTGGAGCCCAAGGTTTTCTCTCCAGATAGCCCCTCCTTGCTAATTTATCTGTTCTTCCCCACAGGTGACCGAGATCCTAGATTACTGGGGTGCCAACTCTGGCCCACTGACATGGCGCCTCACCCCTGCTGAAGTACGCCAGGTGCTGGCTCTGCGCATAGACTTCCGCAGTGAGGACATCAAGAGGCTGCGTCTGTAGTTGCCGCGGTGAGCCTGCCTGATCCATCCCACCTCAGGGCTCCTTCCCTAACTAGCCACAGCCAAGGAGGGGGGCAAGGCTATCTGGCTTCCGAGAGCTCTGGCAGCCCAGACTGTTCCACTGTGGGCAGCAGGGAAAATAAGGCCTCAACTCACTCCACTCTTTGCATGCAGAGCTAACTAGGTAGTGCTTTGGGGGCAGCTTCTCCTCACCAAGAGAGGTGGGTCCCTCTGGGCTCCTTATTAGGTGGGAAAGCCAAGCAGGCCAGCCTTCTGTATGGGTGGTCATCTGTCATCCTGGAACACTGCAGCAAGCAGGCTGTCTCCCTGGCAGCGCTAAAGGACTTGGGTGTACCTGGGGACCTAGGAAATTTGGTTTACTCTGAGGAGATGCTGTGATGTTTTGATCACCCTGAATAAAGACACTCCTTGGACAGACATCAGTGTGTTGTTTCTAGGCAAGGCTGGGTGCTACAGGGCAAGACAGGTCTCCCAGGCTGGGTGCCACAGGGCAAGACAGGTCTTCCAGGTGCACTGAAACATGAAGGCAAAAGCCTAAAGACTCtagcctcctccagccccagatTGATGCAGGGCTGCCACCAGGACCCACGTGATGGCAGGTGCCTCACACAATCCTGAGCCCTTACCCGCCTCTTAGGCCCTCAGCACCAGAAGCAGGATCATCCCAGGGGCAGCTTTCAACGGTGCTGGGAGATGTGGGAATTGGCTCCTGACAAGAACAAAAAGCTTTATGAAGACAACCTTAAAGGGCAAAGTGAATTTATTCCAAGAAGGTCGTAGTCCTGAGCACACACTACCCACAGGCATGGCTGTAGTGCTGCTGGTTAAGGGCCTCAATTAGCAGTGACTTGCTGGAGGACTGAACTGGTGCACTGCCACAAGCAAGCATGGACCCCCACCCATCCCACTCCTCCATCAAGTCAGCCTTGGAGTGAGTGTCAAACACAAAGTCTACTCAGGCAAGAGTCTGACCTTTAAGGAAAGTCACAGGAAATGCCTCAAAGGGCCTTTTCAGGGTTGGCCTTACCAAGGGACCCCAGCCACCTGCTAAGGCTGGTTGTCAGCCCCCTCTTCCAGGCTCTCAGGGAGAGTGAGAAGACCAAGGCCTAAGCTGGCCCATGGGATTTGTAAAGGCCACATGGGACCCTAAGCTCAGGACCCCCTATGTCTAGACAGAGCAGATGCCAAGCCTAAGCCACTGTTAGCCAGGAGGCCACCGTCTCTGTTTCACCAAGCTCCAGAAAGGGCTGGGCCCATGCTCAGGTCAGCTTCCTTTAGGAGCAAATTCACAAAGAGGTGGGTAGAAAGCTGAGCACTCCCATGGGGAAGAAAGGGGCTGCTTTAGCACCTGGTTTTCTCTTCTTGCAGAGGGACAAGCCTCATGGGAAGGGGCATCAAGTTGAGGTCTCGCTCCCCAGCAGCTTCAGGCTTAGGCCCTGAGCGTCCACTTCTACCAGGTGGATGCTATAGTTTCCAAGGCCCTGGGAGCAAAGGACAGGAGGTGTTTGGAGAGCTCTGGGAAAATCTCAGGCCTTCTGGAGGCAGGAGTTAGACTTACAAGGATAGGAGGACTTGCAGCTATAGCCACTAGGCCTCAGGGCTCCTGCCCCCCACCAATAACCACACCCCAACACCAGCAGGTACCTCAGTCTTGGCCAGCACAGCCTCCAAAGCTTCCTTTTGCTGTGGTTCCTTGGTCAACAGATAGAGAAAGccccccccacctgcccctgccAGGCTCTGGCCATGCACGTGAGGGGCCAGGACATCCATCATACGCCGCACAGCAAGGGGCTCACAGCCCGGAGCCATGAGCTTCTTCTGCTCCCAGTATGAGGTCAGGCACTGGCCCAGCAGAGGCAGGCTCCCTGGtgtggggaagaaaggggaggggcaTGTCTGAGCCAGGATATTCACTTAACACCCGTCGGTAAACATAATGAGGTGCCAAGAGGCACTACTTAACCAGTGTCATGGTTAAGAACCAGAGTTCAGTCCTGGCTGGGAACAGGAGTGATAAAGCCCACCTCACTGGTTGGTTTGAAGACTAATATGCACAGAGCAGCCAGCACAGTGTTCCGTGAACTGTGTAGCCAAACTCTTGGAACCCTGATCAGCTCTGATTCCCTGGAACTCAGCTACAGGGCTGAGCCTCTTCCCCATCTGCTTCCTGGTGGGTGGGCTGGAGGCCTTCCCCATGATGCAAGTGCTGTCCTGAGACATGGCTCCCACCTACGTGTGAGACCCTGAAGAGGACAGAAAGTAGCCTTCTGTCCCCAGGGGCTTTATGCCTGGGACCTGTGCCAAGTCTGCAAAGGCCCCTGGCCTCAAACCCACAAGCCACAAGGCTCTCCATCCTGGTGCCCTGAGATCTGGGGAAGCAGCACCTCACCTTGGCGGAAGGCGTCAGTGCACTGCTCGGTGTGCTGCACCAGGCTGTGGGCGTTCTGCACGACAGCGGGCAGCCGGGCATACCAGCTCCTCAGCACATCCTGCAGATGGCGCAGGAAGGGTGCAGTGAGGGTCTGGGCCCCGCTGGGctgtctgcctccctctctcctttgtgGAGGGAGATCCTCACCTGCAGCAGATTCCGTGCCAGACGGGTCTTGCCAGTGTACACCAGGAGCAAGTGGTCATTGAGCTTCTGGATAAAGCCTTCAGGCACAGTGATCTCTTCCACCTCCACCTTCAGTGGCAGCTGAGCACGGGAGCGCCCCACCTTGATGCCAGGCATTAGGCCACCGACTTGGTCCTGCCAGCCACCTCCTGTGAGCCCAGGACCCCATCACTAATGGGTCCTGTGTGGTCCAACTTCTCTCTCCAGCCCAAGCACCTGGCCCTGCATGCCTGGCCAGGACCAGTGTAGGAGGACAGCTTCTCCCAACTCAGGCTGGGCCAGCTGAGCTGTGTAGTTTCTACCCCCAACCCTGGGAGCAAGATAGGCCAAACAAGGAACTGGTTTCATGCCAGAGCAAGAGCCAAGCTTGGAATGCATAAGACCTGAGTGTCGTTGCAGACCTAATGTGTAATTGGAAGGGTAAGACCTTACACTAACCTCCCCTCCAAGGAGAGAGGATATAGGACTTTCCCTGCAACCTAATGGTCCTTTATCATAGTCCTTTTTGATAAAGGGTGTCAGTGTTAGAAATAAGCTTTTCAAACTTGAAAAACTCATTCACATCTTGTTTTAGTAATGAAAGGTAtggatctcttttcctcttgcagctatataaaaatgacaaaacttGAGATGATTCTGGGAGAAGCCCTTGATAACCGGGGGAAGGGCCTGCAAGGATTTAAAGGGTAAAATGCAAGTGGCAAGAAACTTCTGGAACTTTACAGCTAAAACACTGTGGTTAGTGTTGGGCCCAGAATGTCAGGAACTCCTTAATTTTTCCCCTATCCTTCAGTACACTTACTGCAGCTTGTACTATACATTCACTTGAGTGATTATTGATTAATGTCTGTCTCTTAAGAGACCATACGACTTTTGAAGGCTAGGGCCCTGTTTCTGCTCATTTTATCTCCAGGGCCCAACACACAGTGGCTACTCAGTGAATAGCTGTCAACTAACCAAATGAAGGATTTGAATGGTACAcctcaaaataaaactgaaaagtcCTCTCCATCTGTCCCTTTTGCTAATGATTACCTTTTACGGGATGTCAGTCATTAGAGTGAAAGGAGGGGCCCAGAGAAGACACATAATCAGGCATCTATGTCTTCATGGCAGTTTCTTTCTCAAAGCTGTGCTAGAGATGAGGGCTGGTATCCAGTGGTGACCAGAGCACCCTAGGTTCTGGAGCCAGACAAACCTCTGGCTGCTCTCCATTGTGcatgggaggaggagggagctaGTAACATTGCATTATGATCACAGCCTGTACTGGGCCCCGTGTCCCCCTGCCATATTGGGGGGTGGGAAAAGGGATGGGCACAAATGACCATAGCCCAAAGGAAAAGCAAGTTGCCAGAAGGGCAGGCTGAAGGCCCTGCCTCCTGCTCCTAACCCAGCTCTGCCCAGTCCCACCCTGAGGGACAGCTCTGCATGGGGATAGTCAGGAGGAGTAGCACCTGGTATACCCAGGTGCCTAACATACATGAAAGGTACAGCACAGAATCTGGCACTTAGGATGTGCTCCTGTAACATCAAGTTGAAAAACATCTCAAATTGAAAACCACTAGAGATAGGGTCCTAGTGATAAGAAGGAAGCTCTAACCATTTTAAGGAGCAGCACAGTTACATGGCTATCTGTGAGTCCAGGGGAGCCCCAGAAGCCTCCTGGGGAAATCTAGTGACCTCCCTCGTGGCCCAGGGCAGTCCCATACCTGTAGTGAGCACCTGTTCTAGATGCAGCACTGCGTGGATCAAGGACTCTGTGCTCACCGCCTGGCCTGCGGCCCGCTGCAAAGCAGCCAGGGCAGCCCCTGCCAGGATGCTGCTGGTGCCTGCAGGGCACACAGGATGCCAGGCGTGAAACAGCTTTGCCCAGCCCAGTCCTGCCCTACCTCACCCACTCCCTCTCCACTGGGCAGAGACTGAGGAGAACATCAGAGCCAAAGCTAGAGGCTGGGGACAGAGTTGGTGGGCAGCAGGGGGACATGGCCCACTCACCAAGGCCAGAGCCATGGGGCAGCTCAGACCAGGTATGCAGCTCAAAGCCACCTCCAAAGGCACGCAGCAGCTGCTCACTCAGTGAGAACGGGGAGCGCATACGCACGATCCCCGCACAGATGAAGGCCGCCTTTAGCAGGGCCCCTGCAGAGGACCAGCACCCGGCAAGGACTTCAGTGTTCAAGGAAGcagacaccccaccccacctccactaATCCCCAGCCTAGCATGGGGCTTGTCTGGGGGACAAGAGCCCATTAGCAGTGCAGACCCCACCCCAAAACACACACGGGCCTCTGGGCTCCCCCACATGGAGCACACGCCTGGGCAGGGCGACTTCAGGGCCTCCTCCACCAGACTGGCTCACCCTCAGGCCAGGCCCCTGTGGCCTTGCAGGGTCTCCACAGTTCGCTCCCATCCCCCAGGCTGGCTGTGCGTGCCATCCCCACCTGCAGATGTCACAGGGGCACTGACCTGGGGCGTGCGGCTGGCAATAATCCTGCAGGTCATCCAGGCTCCTGCACACCATCTTCATGGCCATCTTGTCCTGCTGAGGCCCCATTGCCAGCCACAGCTCAGGCTCCGGGATGCGGCATGCCCTGGCCCCAATGGGCCGGCGGCCGTCCACTTGCACAGCCAGACCCAGCACTGCCCCACCAAGCTCATAGGCAAGGGGCGGTGTGTCGCTCCAGCCTCCTGCGGCAGTTAGATAAGACCAAGCTGGTCATAGGAGCTGCAAGCCCAACTCTGGGGTGGCTGCCCTCACTCCCACCCCCCGAAAGGGTCTCACCAGAGAAATCCACTCGAGCTGGGCATTCAGCCACCACCCACTGCCCAGGTGCCGGCAGCTCCACCGGCTCCATGGAGACAAAGTGCTGGGCTGACATCACAGCCTGGCGGATGAGGATCTGCCCAGCCCCCTCATAGTGGCGGGCAGCTCGTACCAGCAAGGCTGGTCTGCcaagagggaagggagaggaggcagcatggagCTCCAAGCTGGGCGCGGACTGCCTGGGTTTGGGGGGCTCACTGCCCTGGGAGACCTGAAGATGCCTCACCTCTCTTGGGGTTCCCACCCCAAAGGATGACCGGGGACTTCTCCAAGGGTTTTGACATCATTAACACCCACCTGCTCAGCCACTTGTTCCGCTCCAGCGCAAGTGCCTCCACACCCCTTGCCAGGTCTCCACACTCCAGGTATGAGAAGGGCTGCATCCACTCGGGGTTGGCAGCTGGCCCACTCCGTAAGCCTCCTTGACCCTCTGCCATGCAGCCCAATACATCCGCCACACAGGCCAGAGCCCGGGCCGCCACGCCAGGGTCTCCCGCTCCAGCTGCAACTGAGGGACCAGAgccgggggtggctggggaggggatTTGCCCCTAACACCCTCTGCCCAGACACTGTAGATCCCTCGTGCCTCTCATTTGGCTTGATACATGCTTCCTGGGAATGCTCCTCACTCCTTCACCTGGCACAGTTCTCATTCTACCAGCCAAAGCCCAGGCATGCCTCTTCACCCGCACCCAGGACGCCCACCAAGGTTAAGAGTCATGCTCAGCCCCACCACCAACCAGCTGTGAGTGAGTAACTTAAATGGGGATGATGAGGTGCAGCCTCTGAGGCCAAGGCTGAGCCCCCAGTGTGCCTGGGCCCCCAGCTAGAGCCAGCCGCATCCCTGGGGGCTCTGCTGAGCTCTTTGCCCACATCACAGCCCCAATACAGAACATTCGGGACTTTCTCATATTCACAGGACCCAGAGGCTCAGCCCCAGGCCTCAGCCGCTCACCAAACTCTCCACTAACAGGGATGAAGCTTCCCAAAAACCTCAAAGTAAACTCCATGTAAGCCTCTCCCCTGCTTTAAAGTCTCATTGCTCCCTAGTACTCTTATGCTGATGAATCAGAAAGCAGGTAAGGCAGGTGATGCTGGGTCTGGCTTCTGAGCATAGATGTCCGGCATACTCACTCTGGTCCAGCATGGCCAGCAAGGGCCCAGCACAGCCCTCAAGAACAGCAGCCCGGATCATTGGGCGCAGGCTGAGGTCCTGCCGGGCCTCCAGCACATGCCGTGCCTTACGCAGGGCCTGGCAGAAGAAAAGGTCCCGGCGGGAGGCCAGTGCAGTGGCCCGGTCCAAGCATGGCTGCAGCTGCTCCCAGGACAGACGCCAGCAGGCTCGCCAGCCCCGCAGGGCCTCACTCCCGTCCTCCTGGGGGTTGAGCATCCATAGCATGTCCTGGGGCCCCAGGGCCCTCGAGGGGTGGAGGACAGGAAAGAGGCGGGCACTGAGAAGGCAACGCTCTGCAGGAGGGGTGTCTGGGTCCCACAGGTCCCAGTCTCTGATGCAGGAAGAAGGCATATTAGCAGGAGGGAAGTGGGGTTTCGTGCCTTGTCACCAAGCCCCAACTGCCTGTCAACTGAAAGCTGGCTAATTCATGGGGACACAGGTGGCACAAGTAGGCAATTCAGGGAGGGAGGCCCACATACTTTGCCTCCTTTCTCATGCCACAGAACTAAACACTGAGCATACCCAGGAGTTTGGAGTTGCCCAGGGAGATGCTGGGGCAAATCTGGCTGCTCCAAACTACCCCAGCCCCCAGGCATAGTGGAAGAGCCAGGTGCTGCGCTagggcaggagcaggggcagggatGAGCTTCAAAGCAGCAGCCACCCTGGCCACCTAGCCCAGAGAGACCTACTGGGCCCATCAACCTTACCGAACACCTGTCTTCTGGAAAAATTCACTCCAGGACATGTTGAGATACGTTCCTGTCCCCTGCCTctgggggaagaggaggaagcagTCAGGACTACAAGGGCCACAGGAAGGGGTTAGGGATATTAAGGCCAGAAAGGACAGGAAGAGACCCGGGCACACGTGAGCAAGTTCCAAAACACTGCATCAAGCCCTGGAGCCACACGCTTCTGCCCAAGTGCCTGGAACTTGGAGAAGAATCCTGATACTAGGCCCAATCCACCATACGTGGCTCTGCAGCCAAGGAGGTTCACCTCCCTCTCTAAACCTCAGTCTccacctgtaaaatagggataaaagCCCCACCCAGCCCACCCTGCAGAGCAGACAAAAGGGAAGTAAAGGCCTGCTGAGACTCTACTGGCCCACACCCTCCTCACCACCTAACTATCCCTCAAGCCAGCGCTCAGAGAGCCCTGCAATGGTATGGGAGATGGGCTGGGAACCAGGGGCTCCCCAAAGCCTGGAGATGGGGCTGAGGGGAGGTAGGGTGGGCACCTACCTCCCAGCTGTCCAGACGGCCAACAAGGGTATAGGCACGGCTGGGGGCACCATGCAATCGCACATGGTGTCCCTGCAGGACAAGGTCACGCAGCTCCAAACCATGCAGGGCCTCAGACTGGGCCATGTCTAGGCCACTCAGGAAGCAGCCAGCTCTACAGTGAATGGGGCCCTGGCAGGGGAGAGGGCAGGCATCCTGGGTGGGCACCACCGTCCCAAGGAccctgccctccccctgcccccgctTGCAGGCCTCACCCGAAGGTGGCAGTGCTGCAGGACACTCCCAGGAGCCAGCTGGACAGGGCCCTCCAGCAGGCAGCTGATCACGGAGCTCCCAGGCTCCAGCAGCTGCCGTGCCTGTGAAGCCACGTAGGTGGTGaaggcccagggctggggctgcccCAATCCTCCTCCCCAGCCAAGGCCCAGTCAGAATTCCTGCTGCTCCCCAAGCCTGCTGGCCAGCCAAATCCCTCCCTGaccctgccctggccccagccTCAGGCCAGTCCCCTCCCACCTTGCTCATGCTGTCCCCATGGAGTGCACTCTCCCGGCCTCCTCCTCCAGCACAAACCTGAACTCAGTAACAGAGGTGCCACCAGGTGATGGCTCCCCTAGAAAACCTCTTCCACCTGTCCAGCTACCCACACCCCTGTCACCCTGAGAGCCACTGGGAACTCCACCTGCTGCTCACCATGGCACTGGCCCAGGCCCATCACCTCAGATGTGCCTGGCATCCCAAGTGGACCTGACAGAAAGGATGGGGGGAGTCTTCTCTAGCCTCTCAATCAGGCAGACATGGATGTAGAATCCTGACATGGCCACTTACTGGCTCTGGGGCCTTAGTCAAGTTGCTTAATCTCTCTGGTGCCTTATTTATGAAATGGGAATATTAACACCTATACTCATAGATAATCTGTTCCAAGCATGGGCTATGCCTTCCCTCCCCCAGAGCTCCATCCCAC encodes:
- the FCSK gene encoding L-fucose kinase isoform X4, translating into MEQLKGVDWTVIILTCQYKDSVQVFQRELEVRQKREQIPARTLLLAVEDPETRVGSGGATLNALLVAAEHLSARAGFTVVTSDVLHSAWILILHMGRDFPFNDCGRAFTCLPVENPQAPVEAMICNLDCLLDIMSHRLGPGSPPGVWVCSTDMLLSVPANPGISWDGFRGARVIALPGSTTYARNHGVYLTDPQDFVLDIYYQGTEAEIQQCARPDGRVPLVSGIVFFSVETAEHLLATHVSPPLDACTYMGLDSGARPVQLSLFFDILLCMARNVSREDFLVGRPPKMGQGDANITGYLQGARMELWQELRDQPLTMAYIPDGSYSYVTSSASEFLHILTFPGAAGAQVVYSQVEARQLLEPGSSVISCLLEGPVQLAPGSVLQHCHLRGPIHCRAGCFLSGLDMAQSEALHGLELRDLVLQGHHVRLHGAPSRAYTLVGRLDSWERQGTGTYLNMSWSEFFQKTGVRDWDLWDPDTPPAERCLLSARLFPVLHPSRALGPQDMLWMLNPQEDGSEALRGWRACWRLSWEQLQPCLDRATALASRRDLFFCQALRKARHVLEARQDLSLRPMIRAAVLEGCAGPLLAMLDQIAAGAGDPGVAARALACVADVLGCMAEGQGGLRSGPAANPEWMQPFSYLECGDLARGVEALALERNKWLSRPALLVRAARHYEGAGQILIRQAVMSAQHFVSMEPVELPAPGQWVVAECPARVDFSGGWSDTPPLAYELGGAVLGLAVQVDGRRPIGARACRIPEPELWLAMGPQQDKMAMKMVCRSLDDLQDYCQPHAPGGGWQDQVGGLMPGIKVGRSRAQLPLKVEVEEITVPEGFIQKLNDHLLLVYTGKTRLARNLLQDVLRSWYARLPAVVQNAHSLVQHTEQCTDAFRQGSLPLLGQCLTSYWEQKKLMAPGCEPLAVRRMMDVLAPHVHGQSLAGAGGGGFLYLLTKEPQQKEALEAVLAKTEGLGNYSIHLVEVDAQGLSLKLLGSETST
- the FCSK gene encoding L-fucose kinase isoform X2 yields the protein MEQLKGVDWTVIILTCQYKDSVQVFQRELEVRQKREQIPARTLLLAVEDPETRVGSGGATLNALLVAAEHLSARAGFTVVTSDVLHSAWILILHMGRDFPFNDCGRAFTCLPVENPQAPVEAMICNLDCLLDIMSHRLGPGSPPGVWVCSTDMLLSVPANPGISWDGFRGARVIALPGSTTYARNHGVYLTDPQDFVLDIYYQGTEAEIQQCARPDGRVPLVSGIVFFSVETAEHLLATHVSPPLDACTYMGLDSGARPVQLSLFFDILLCMARNVSREDFLVGRPPKMGQGDANITGYLQGARMELWQELRDQPLTMAYIPDGSYSYVTSSASEFLHILTFPGAAGAQVVYSQVEARQLLEPGSSVISCLLEGPVQLAPGSVLQHCHLRGPIHCRAGCFLSGLDMAQSEALHGLELRDLVLQGHHVRLHGAPSRAYTLVGRLDSWERQGTGTYLNMSWSEFFQKTGVRDWDLWDPDTPPAERCLLSARLFPVLHPSRALGPQDMLWMLNPQEDGSEALRGWRACWRLSWEQLQPCLDRATALASRRDLFFCQALRKARHVLEARQDLSLRPMIRAAVLEGCAGPLLAMLDQIAAGAGDPGVAARALACVADVLGCMAEGQGGLRSGPAANPEWMQPFSYLECGDLARGVEALALERNKWLSRPALLVRAARHYEGAGQILIRQAVMSAQHFVSMEPVELPAPGQWVVAECPARVDFSGGWSDTPPLAYELGGAVLGLAVQVDGRRPIGARACRIPEPELWLAMGPQQDKMAMKMVCRSLDDLQDYCQPHAPGTSSILAGAALAALQRAAGQAVSTESLIHAVLHLEQVLTTGGGWQDQVGGLMPGIKVGRSRAQLPLKVEVEEITVPEGFIQKLNDHLLLVYTGKTRLARNLLQDVLRSWYARLPAVVQNAHSLVQHTEQCTDAFRQGSLPLLGQCLTSYWEQKKLMAPGCEPLAVRRMMDVLAPHVHGQSLAGAGGGGFLYLLTKEPQQKEALEAVLAKTEGLGNYSIHLVEVDAQGLSLKLLGSETST
- the FCSK gene encoding L-fucose kinase isoform X1, whose product is MEQLKGVDWTVIILTCQYKDSVQVFQRELEVRQKREQIPARTLLLAVEDPETRVGSGGATLNALLVAAEHLSARAGFTVVTSDVLHSAWILILHMGRDFPFNDCGRAFTCLPVENPQAPVEAMICNLDCLLDIMSHRLGPGSPPGVWVCSTDMLLSVPANPGISWDGFRGARVIALPGSTTYARNHGVYLTDPQDFVLDIYYQGTEAEIQQCARPDGRVPLVSGIVFFSVETAEHLLATHVSPPLDACTYMGLDSGARPVQLSLFFDILLCMARNVSREDFLVGRPPKMGQGDANITGYLQGARMELWQELRDQPLTMAYIPDGSYSYVTSSASEFLHILTFPGAAGAQVVYSQVEARQLLEPGSSVISCLLEGPVQLAPGSVLQHCHLRGPIHCRAGCFLSGLDMAQSEALHGLELRDLVLQGHHVRLHGAPSRAYTLVGRLDSWERQGTGTYLNMSWSEFFQKTGVRDWDLWDPDTPPAERCLLSARLFPVLHPSRALGPQDMLWMLNPQEDGSEALRGWRACWRLSWEQLQPCLDRATALASRRDLFFCQALRKARHVLEARQDLSLRPMIRAAVLEGCAGPLLAMLDQIAAGAGDPGVAARALACVADVLGCMAEGQGGLRSGPAANPEWMQPFSYLECGDLARGVEALALERNKWLSRPALLVRAARHYEGAGQILIRQAVMSAQHFVSMEPVELPAPGQWVVAECPARVDFSGGWSDTPPLAYELGGAVLGLAVQVDGRRPIGARACRIPEPELWLAMGPQQDKMAMKMVCRSLDDLQDYCQPHAPGALLKAAFICAGIVRMRSPFSLSEQLLRAFGGGFELHTWSELPHGSGLGTSSILAGAALAALQRAAGQAVSTESLIHAVLHLEQVLTTGGGWQDQVGGLMPGIKVGRSRAQLPLKVEVEEITVPEGFIQKLNDHLLLVYTGKTRLARNLLQDVLRSWYARLPAVVQNAHSLVQHTEQCTDAFRQGSLPLLGQCLTSYWEQKKLMAPGCEPLAVRRMMDVLAPHVHGQSLAGAGGGGFLYLLTKEPQQKEALEAVLAKTEGLGNYSIHLVEVDAQGLSLKLLGSETST
- the FCSK gene encoding L-fucose kinase isoform X6 encodes the protein MQPGLLAGHHESPGISWDGFRGARVIALPGSTTYARNHGVYLTDPQDFVLDIYYQGTEAEIQQCARPDGRVPLVSGIVFFSVETAEHLLATHVSPPLDACTYMGLDSGARPVQLSLFFDILLCMARNVSREDFLVGRPPKMGQGDANITGYLQGARMELWQELRDQPLTMAYIPDGSYSYVTSSASEFLHILTFPGAAGAQVVYSQVEARQLLEPGSSVISCLLEGPVQLAPGSVLQHCHLRGPIHCRAGCFLSGLDMAQSEALHGLELRDLVLQGHHVRLHGAPSRAYTLVGRLDSWERQGTGTYLNMSWSEFFQKTGVRDWDLWDPDTPPAERCLLSARLFPVLHPSRALGPQDMLWMLNPQEDGSEALRGWRACWRLSWEQLQPCLDRATALASRRDLFFCQALRKARHVLEARQDLSLRPMIRAAVLEGCAGPLLAMLDQIAAGAGDPGVAARALACVADVLGCMAEGQGGLRSGPAANPEWMQPFSYLECGDLARGVEALALERNKWLSRPALLVRAARHYEGAGQILIRQAVMSAQHFVSMEPVELPAPGQWVVAECPARVDFSGGWSDTPPLAYELGGAVLGLAVQVDGRRPIGARACRIPEPELWLAMGPQQDKMAMKMVCRSLDDLQDYCQPHAPGALLKAAFICAGIVRMRSPFSLSEQLLRAFGGGFELHTWSELPHGSGLGTSSILAGAALAALQRAAGQAVSTESLIHAVLHLEQVLTTGGGWQDQVGGLMPGIKVGRSRAQLPLKVEVEEITVPEGFIQKLNDHLLLVYTGKTRLARNLLQDVLRSWYARLPAVVQNAHSLVQHTEQCTDAFRQGSLPLLGQCLTSYWEQKKLMAPGCEPLAVRRMMDVLAPHVHGQSLAGAGGGGFLYLLTKEPQQKEALEAVLAKTEGLGNYSIHLVEVDAQGLSLKLLGSETST